The following nucleotide sequence is from Coffea eugenioides isolate CCC68of chromosome 3, Ceug_1.0, whole genome shotgun sequence.
CCTCACAATCCAGCACCTCCTCGAGCTCGGCAAtccgctcaccctgagcgcCGACCATCTGCCTAAGCTCGTCTACCTCAGCCTGTAAATCGCGGTTGGcatccaccaactgacgacgctcgtcgtccagagCAAGCACTATATGGTTCGGGTAGACGAAAGTCAACCTACACGAACATCGAGGGTATCTATCATACGGTGAGTAGCGTACTCGAGCTCCTCCCGCTAGAGCTCGGTAGAAGATAGTCCTAAGAGGCTCAtaatgaccattcgcatggccattcccgttagctgTCGGGGCTCCATTTCCGTcatccatccctgcaaaataataatacttttcAGGTTAGAAACTTTAATCACTACTCAGTTCCATTATCCTGCAATGCATGCCTAACTTAATCGTTGGTTCATCCCAATCGTCACTTGAGGTAggactaacttagttgctagTTCGCCTCAAGTATCACTTAGGGTAGGATTAAGTCATCCCGTATCGAGTCTTaaaggtagagtatctaatatgtctcccatatagacctctaacctagcgctctgataccaactgtgacgccccacatctccctaaggcggaccaaagggtatccgcggacgcctgcccagctctcgccaggactcaagcaattccattcaatttaaatCCGAACTAAACATTTCGAAGAGAGCAACATGAATACAAACAATGCGGAAGCATTCGAACTTACCAAGTCACTTAACATGTAACcagtacatcgggtaatcataatacgacttaaattcaaaatacacgTAAGGGCCCAcacttttcaaatttacaatttccaaaagtacaacccaaaccagggcctagtcaaaatatagcaggagtcttaacaaaagtacaacgaatggtttctccatacttttccaagattcggtcctgttaaggaaaacaaaactatagggtgagctaaacgctcgtgaggccaagaacacacatgcaagcactttgttcaaatagcaatcccaaatttaataaataaaaccatgtcccttcaataatcaatcattcgaacaggaaaagtaatcagaaacaattcaaggatatagtagctctcaggagctaagttccactcgctctgccgatgtcattcgtataccttcccgcgttGACCCTCCTATCAACCGGGGCGGTATTTCCATTttcgtagatcaccacttacttccctccgtccaccatacccctcaagggcccacaagttATGTATAAGGCGATACTCTACGAGTAtaccaagcaagacctctcattaggtcgagCTCATatatatctcatggctcgcttaagtccccgaccaagcccattgctggctcgagtctaaggtcggcctatgagtttaggcgtcccccattcatttgaatgtcgaggaggttcactccaacgacttaTGTAATCATAACATAAcgttgcatttcattcattcattcaatacatttcaatcattcatttgaaattagaacgagtgcggtaaagtacgcaTCCGCCCTTATctttaaaactttcaacaattaccacaaataagcaagtatcacagattcacacacttgacactcaccgagcaattcaataagaattattttctgggagttcaagtgtccacagtaagatcctcttgaatgcctccttgtgcgcctggcaatTAATAGCGGATAATCACACAAATAACCCACTtgtcaaggaagattgtacactaatacaatctaaggaatatttcacaaaatgaacctcaattactcgtaaatcgaggttcaacttgccttttattatgtacaatattatttgagttttttttttttcatgaaaagcGAGGGcaaaacatttgaataatactaagagaattaagagttttggaaaaactcctttgccttgaaaattgagaaatttcagttttatcctaaatctttgaaaattcgtaTCTCTCTCAATATAAGTCCAAaactggaaaactttataccgttggaaaccttttggaaagtgttaaaagttcttagaagacacctttccatgaatctaagtggaaagtACTCAAAAATGGGTTTGAAGATACAGACtcggcgtacaaggcagaattaagttggatttcggccaactttgaaaattcggcacgattcacacattgcaaaccggcctctgaaatttgtaactcaattagagttgcaagtgaggtttatagcaaaataagcggatcaagaatcggagtttcgagtaccgagatacggtagctcaaagttgaggaaaattcaagactgaagaagaatttccagttttgaacctccaacactagaaatttaattcggtatcgaaacgaacttgaattggtgccaagttggcagtattttactcctatatgcaaggtatttctctatcaaatttcagggaaaaaaataccctcgggaaggtagttaactaatcatccaaagttccggaaaatttctaaggcaatctgccttttgactttcatttcccaatttcaaatcgtttaaccaagaaagctatccaaccatggttcattggtggaataaaggtctaagatacatccatgatacctttggtaatggtttagcatcaaaatttcaattaataagatcACTCCCAAGTTTTTGTCCCacatcagtccaaatactacgtttttccaaaacagggcagtccactTGTTTTAATCACAACTCAaccaatttaactcggaatgaggcatggtttatggcgttagaaaatacattcataggactaaaagttcacagaagaaAATGTcctgaaatttggcaagcaaccagctcgaaattgagcctcaagtttctgcctctacaaaccattccagcaaatccgagagacaggacagctatcttaaaacgtttggttcggctcactcacaaagaatcagaacgtgcattttatctcaaattaaagccaggaatgtctagtttcaaacgccaccaatggcacttgatttcgacacccgaggacagagttatggtcaaaatgctaccgctggacagggttaccATAAATAActttccagcttgcctagtccacgaataaattcatttgcccatccaaacgttaatgttttccaacgaaaatttttacacatataatataacatataaacatcaggttcatgctaataaatcaccaaaaattggccttatcatggccgaacaaaacaggggcagtttcagaaatttcttgtcatgacctctactttgagtttccaacaataatactccataaatccatcattataaccattaaactaccattaaatccaacattaatcctctaatcagcaacaacaacccaagtgtgggaatacaaagagcccactttcacattttacaaccatatcaagccacccatacacatgcaatagcttaaagatgcatttctaccatcataatccaagtttaaggtgtaggatgaagttatacctccttagtgtcttaacccagaaattttcggccctcaagagctccaagaaaccgtgaaatgcagccctttagttagctaaatccaacctcctAGTAGTTTGCTAGAtgatcttcaagtttggtgaagattggttgagGTTTTGGGTTAATTTGATGAAGGATTTTGTGAAGCAAGAgactgagagagagaggggggttGGCCGGCTGCTTGGTGAGAGAAGATGGagtgaagtttgatcaaaattagcttccaagagaagattaaatgAGTGGTGCacattcactccaaagtcaactcttattagggctcgtttggcacgttttaggttcgattttctcgcgcgtttggttcactagtgcactgaacctccaatgcatttatattcatgtaagtattattcactcttaattgtcccgaaataagggtctaaagtccctcaaataaagtcgcgcgtgtgaaaacgcgtaccgtcaattttaacgctataacgcgaaacttccaataaattcttataacgattgcactactaactatcacttgagtatttattcataagattacctattttaggaccatagtacaagtctccaatattccaagcttattgtgctactacgcggataaaatctccaagtactattcactatttttactaaacgtactccaggaaattaatttttagaacgagtcactttaaaaatataacgaagttatattaccatgtatttaagtctaataagactagaaaatattccttgggataaaaatccaattaaataatttattaagccatgaattaggcataaaataatagtttttacgagtcctcacaatgGCCTTTGCAGCGACTGCGAGGACGATGACTTCTCTACCTCCTTTTGCTCCTCCGCTTTGCTCctgttttgtgttttctgtTTTCTTCATGGTTTGCTTGTTTTGccttcaaactctttttttatttattctagaaagaaataaaatctaaataatacaaaattatatcaaaaaccaaaatttcttgaaaattaaaAGAACTTCCTTACACAATTTGggaatacttatattctcttaacaaTCATAAACAATAAAATTTTCAGCAATTATCATCACTCAAACTACTGCAAGTGTACATCAATCACAGGAAATTACCATGTGATTCTCGGATAAGTTCTGGCTACAATGTCCTGTAGTGAAGCTACTGGAGTATAGGCTTAAAGAAAGTTACTTAAGTttacaaacaaagaaaaatacaaaattcTAAACGAAAGGAAGACTTAGACTAAGATACTTAGTGGTAAAAAGCAAGGAGGTGCAGCAAGTTATTCCTGATCTTAATAGCTCTAGCATCCAGGAAATTTTCACAATGGGCAATCTTGAAGTATATATATAACACAGATTTACAGTAGACTACACCAAGGAAATTAGAAAGGAGTTGAAATGTGGAAACACATATATAATAATGATTAACAACCATGACAAATGGAAAGAAGCACCACAGACTGATTCTTCAAATTCTCATATATGATCTCTTTACTCTAAATATGGAAAACTCAACAATTccccaaaaattaatttttctccaaaataggACAAAACTTTTGAACAAAATACTTGACTTACTGGCATTTTTCTCAGAATATGAACACTTTATCTAGGTCTCGGATGCAACTGAATAAAAAACCTATGGACCAGAaatcttgaaaaatttggcaATTAACCAAAGACCAAACAAAATACTAACTCCAAATATCAGAAATTACTACTAAAACTATCTAGCGGTACACCAACTTAACTATTAAATTGAAGAAACATGCTGTTAATCACCACAGACACCTGCCTTTAACCCAAAAGGACTTCTTAACTGAACAGAACAACGCATCCAGATACCATTATCTTTGTACATCCAATTAAATAACGATGCATCATCATCTATGGTGATATCTACTGCCGTAACAAATTGGTCAATCTTGTTGCAGCACACATCTTATTGTTTAACCACAACCTACCCAAGTTGACAGAATTATGTGTAAGTATAAGAATCAGCACCTAGTGATACAAAGGCTTTGCCCAAACTTAGCCAAACAGTTTGTCACTGAGGAAAAGGGaacataaaaatgaaataaataaaaataaaaaaactaaatcAATGGATTCTAACAAACTGAAGACTTCGCAATTATAAGCAAAGATAAAAGCAGCTATAGAATATTGTATTACTCTGCAACTTCCCGTCagcttttttttcaaaacatcAAACTCATTTGGTCAAGTTTCAAATCAAGTATCCCCTTTATCAAAATCATGATGATGAAGAACATGTGTCAGACACAACTAAATCAGAAATCTAAATGCAAATGCTTATTAACATCTCCAGACTCATCGCATTAGTGATTTTTATAGCAATTTTTTGGTCTTTGACATCATAAAACTTTCTCATCCCAAACTAAGCAGCATACTACAAGTTACCACCACCAACTCATTCTCCCCCTTAACTTCTCCACTTCAAGTTTTTCTCCACTTGCTACCTTGATCTCCACTACCCCATCCATCAGAGAAGTCAAGTTTATTCTGTAGGCCCTGAATAGAGACTAAAACTAGCTTATTCCTACTTAgaacaattttaaaaaaattttaatccaTTAAATTGGCGATAAAAATGGCACCAGAAAAATGGATGGATCTAGTAGATTGCATATACAGCTtcttttccaagaaaatcaatGCCAAGTATGAGTTTAGATATAAAAGCTAAATAATTACAAAACACCATGTTACTTCATTGCTGCACACATATTGCACAAACTGAGTGCCGCAAGAAATTGTTATGCTATGAACTAAATAGACCTATATAGCTCTATGAACTATTAGCTTGAGCAGAAAACATGTGTCACCAAAACTTGAATAGCTATGAAGTAAAAGTCCACGTAGTGCAATTTTACAAGAACGTCATATGTACCTGTCATCAAAGTTAATGAACACATGCTATTATCAAAGTCCACGTAGTATATAGCTATGGCTCATTATCAGTTCTTTAGAAATAGATTAAAATTATCTAAGATGTAGAATCTGGTTTTCTACCAGTCATTACGAGTGACTGAACATCATTCTCTGGCTATTCATGAGATTAATGACCACCAACAACTTCAATTTTCTACCTAAACTTTTCACAGGTATCAAATAGTCAGGAAAAATTTCGAAACACACTTGTTTGGTTTTTTAAGTTTCTTCATTCATTAATCTTGAACTGCACTGCTCCTTGAAGTTGTAACCATAACACAGTTCATTTTACTAGAAGTGGCTGATAAACTCAATGTCTTACTGCCCTGATCATAGCTTATCAATTGTCTTGCAATTTGGAGATATAAAAACATCTATAACAAATAGCTTCAGTTTAGGAAGCATTTCTTGCAAATAGACAGGCAAATTGAACTAAATTTTACCATAATACTCTTGCTTTTTTAAAAACCAGAAATATGCTCCAGTTAAAGATGCAAGAGCATTTTTTACCCTCTAAGTTTACATGTAAAGTGAATATTTGGCCAATCATGCATCAAATCTTGTTTTCCAAAATAGACAGATTAAGACAAACAAGTATTTTAAATTTTGCCAACAGGGAGACAAAACTTAGTGTTTGCTGCTTCAAACAGCGATAACAAGATAAAATGCAGTATACGTAAGATTAAGGAAAGCAAGCACCTAACAGAAAATAGAACAAACAGAGCAATATGTGGGTGtaaacaaattaaaataaatattgcAAAATAAAATCTTTCTCAATACAAATTCTCATTCAGCATTCCATTTACTTTGATGTACAGATCCTGAACCTAGTATTCTAGTATAAGAGACACTGCCTGTTTCTTCATCACATGACTCTATTTCCCCAATATGAGTTCCATCATCCTCATAATCTATTTCACTTGCAGATGCAGCATTATTCTTGTGTTTATCATCAAATTCAGAGATTTCTTCAGATTCTAAGATTTCATCATCCATGGaatcaatttctgtttgaaAGAGAGTATGAGAATATTCTTCAGTCATTGAAGATGCATCTTCTTTTACCTCAACCTTCCTTGCCCATTCTATCCGTCTTGGTTTATCAAAGATCGAGTTCGGATTCCGGTCATTTGGGTCACCGTAAAGTGCCACATGTCTATAGTATAACTCAAGCTCCTTCTCAGAGTTAGCAATAAACCGTCTAACAGACTCAAGTGACTGCTCGTACTTGGATTTTTCTAATGCCTGAAAGAAGATGAAAAAATCACTGAAAAGGTTAACAAAATTGTAATCTACAAtggaaaagagaaggaaaaagagcgCATCAAAAACCAGACAAATGCATGCTGAGTAAGACCACCTTTTCTTTGATTGCCTAAGAGATGACTGCACATTAAACTGATGCCCACAGGATACCCAATCATAAAGGAGATGAATGATTCCAACAAAACAGCCCATCTATGGAGCATTTATATAGCTCGAGCAAAAGTCACACGTGTAAAAAATTTTTTGCCTAGAAGATTCCACAATATTCTCGAATAAGGGAATGTTAATGGTGAGGTTTATAAAATTGAAACCTTCATATGACAACCTTGCGGACAATTATTATGAAgaattgttaaaaattattataaaGGCCCCAACAACAGAATAAGAAAGCAGAAAACTAAACATTAaaccattttttaaaaaacaaaggGTGCCAGAATGCAGTCATTTTCAAAATTATGGCTTCACTTCAAGCCAATTCATCATCCGGAATTTTATTTATCCCTCCTTTTCTTCTTTAGACACAGCTGGAGTCCAAATAAACCTTTTGATATAAATGAAAGAGGACCTCTTCCATAGAGTAATCCAATAAAGAGGCGGCTTTCAAAACACTAGATTTTATAAAAATCTACCATTGACTTCAAACAAGAAGCAAAATTGAAGTTTATTACGACAAGTCCAGGTATAATTGTCAGCTTGAGTGTCACTGCAAACGTGACATTTGCATTTCTGCTGAAGGCATTCATAAGAGCACTGCCACAACCTATAGTGATGTCGCAGTTACAAAATTACAGTAAAAGCTAACTGCACATTCTCAAATGTCATGTCAGACATCCCTGAATGTATACTGAATTTGGCACCTAACAAAAGCATTGAACCCTTGTTCAGAACTCCATATATACTCCTTTCAATAGACAAAACAAGTACTTGTCCATGATAACCATGACAAGGAAAGAACTATAAATTCCTGTAGTAGCCAAGTTGAACGTAAACACAACCTTGTTTCCCTCcccttttttaattttgtttctttattattttttaccgATCACTGTTTTAGCACCCAAACAACCATATAATTCCTATACATGTGAGTTATCATGGATTAGAGTTGAGCAATTTTCTAAAACAACAATGCCGTGATCCTGAAATTCAGCATCAGCCCTTAAGCTAGGACTTTGCTACAGTCATATAAAAACCACCAACAGCCCTACATAAAGTCACCAAATTAAGCCTTTATCAATCGAAACAGAAGCATAGAGGCACTGATGTCAAAAGTCAAATTAACTGACATGGTTGGAATACTTGAATCAATTGAAAGCTATTTCCAAATGCAAACAGGACCACTAGCATCTAAAATAGAACCCAAATAAACAAAGCCACAATCAGTATTCAGGATTGCACCCAAAACAATCTTATTGTTGGATCACAAGAACAACTGAATtgataaagaaaattaaaacTTCGAAGATCAAATATTCATGTAGAACCATCAAACTGGCTGTAAAGGCAAATAATCCTCGATCTTTTTAATAACACCCAGGCACTCATCATGGTCCTGGACGAATATATTTAGGACAAACAATCCACATTTATTTGAAACATTTTTCAGACATCCAACATTTTCATTATAAGAGATATATAGCCAAGAACACAGGAGAGAAATCTAATGCCCAAACTATGCTTGCAAAAACTCCAGCAGAGTGCATAGTTATTCCcaagaaaacaaattttttggtCGACCAACTCCTATGTACAAGTAACTGACATAAGTTAAGTCCTACCAGTATGTTCCAAAATGTTCTAAAATTCTTACAAATTTCTATTACACATATCCCTAGTACTGGTTTTCAAAAGCTAGCAATTTGACATACCAATATTACTTAGATTCTATCGACTTTGCACCCATATGATCATACATGCAACAACACGTGCTTGGTACTGAAGTTCAGTAGAAACTTCAGTGATAAGGATGGCCTGTATGACTGAGGAATAACCAAATAATCCAAATGTACTATACATGTCCGGTTTTGATATTTCAAGTAAAATGTTTGTCATTGTAGATTGTGTTCATGTCCCACGTCCAATGTCAATTTTtcatcttaaaaaaaaaaaaaagaagaagcataCAGTCTCATCAGAAACAGACCCAGAAGTCTTGAAGAAGGAAAAGTAACTGAAAAACTATCATAAAGTTGCATAAGTTATACAAGCCAATGAATGAGTCTAAATCAACTCAGACGCTAATAggattaaaaaatgcaaaagaaaagataCGTAGGAAAACCAATCCACAAAGCAATCAAAGATAACTGAGAATCTCCTACAGGTAGGCAGAGACTTATGTAGGACCCAAAGAAGTATAGATTTAAAAACAAAGTAAATCATACAAGAAACTTACCCTCTTCTTGGACAATGTATCGATGGGTGACATAACTTCTGGTTGCACATAATCCTTTCCGCGATAAAAAACTATTGTATCATCACCGATTATTTGAATTGGAATTCCTCCACTAAGCCTCGCAATTTCACTAGCATAATCTTGCACTTGACCAGGTTTGCAAGGTTTGCAAATGACCTTGACAGTTTCATGCTTCTTCCAATGCAAATGTGTATTAAGAATGACACCACCAAATACTCCTCTCCTACCAATAGGTACATAATTTGACCTTTTCTGGGCCATTTTCTTCATGTAAAATCGTTCTTCCCCAGTCAACTCATGTGGCTTAACAACAGGACCCTGGACCTTGTTGACCTCATACCGCCTTAGTCTTTCAATTAGCAAGGCTTCCTTAATTTTAGcctgaggaaaagaaaaatcagcCCGTCAGTTAACTAACCAAACTAAGCCAATCTGAGGCATACATATACAACCCATAGCCAATCTGAGGCTTCCTTAATTTTAGcctgaggaaaagaaaaaatcagcCCGTCAGTTAACTAACCAAACTAAGCCAATCTGAGGCAGACATATACAACCCATAGCCAATTCTTTCTCTTTGAGAATAACTCTAGAAGGAAAAACAGGGAAAATAGAAATAATCAATACCCAGGAATTAAAGGACAGCCTTAAGGAGAATTCTGACCACCAATAGTTGATCAGATAGATAAAAAAACACAAACAAGAATTAATTGACATCAAAATAAGCGCTAACAAATTGAGTAGCACCGCAAAGACACACCGCGATGTGCCCATTTTTAACCAGTGAACTATGAACTGCTTAGCCAAAACTATCCACTATGATCATTCCAGGCACAGAGTTTGTGTCAAGCACACAATTAGTAAGCTATTAATTGAG
It contains:
- the LOC113764589 gene encoding uncharacterized CRM domain-containing protein At3g25440, chloroplastic-like isoform X1 translates to MHHCSTVSCRRTRVFSKSLLKVHIVIQRAVRNVGTKEMVKSLIGGTCRFSISSILKPSSPISLHFRPSMQLTSRSSWLALRNFSHGMVNLVISPQGMPKFETHEIELPKKDKWMTKKRLKMQRKKEKQKRKAANKRDPRRLGVKGKKKKQRFANAEERIKYKLERAKIKEALLIERLRRYEVNKVQGPVVKPHELTGEERFYMKKMAQKRSNYVPIGRRGVFGGVILNTHLHWKKHETVKVICKPCKPGQVQDYASEIARLSGGIPIQIIGDDTIVFYRGKDYVQPEVMSPIDTLSKKRALEKSKYEQSLESVRRFIANSEKELELYYRHVALYGDPNDRNPNSIFDKPRRIEWARKVEVKEDASSMTEEYSHTLFQTEIDSMDDEILESEEISEFDDKHKNNAASASEIDYEDDGTHIGEIESCDEETGSVSYTRILGSGSVHQSKWNAE
- the LOC113764589 gene encoding uncharacterized CRM domain-containing protein At3g25440, chloroplastic-like isoform X4, with protein sequence MQLTSRSSWLALRNFSHGMVNLVISPQGMPKFETHEIELPKKDKWMTKKRLKMQRKKEKQKRKAANKRDPRRLGVKGKKKKQRFANAEERIKYKLERAKIKEALLIERLRRYEVNKVQGPVVKPHELTGEERFYMKKMAQKRSNYVPIGRRGVFGGVILNTHLHWKKHETVKVICKPCKPGQVQDYASEIARLSGGIPIQIIGDDTIVFYRGKDYVQPEVMSPIDTLSKKRALEKSKYEQSLESVRRFIANSEKELELYYRHVALYGDPNDRNPNSIFDKPRRIEWARKVEVKEDASSMTEEYSHTLFQTEIDSMDDEILESEEISEFDDKHKNNAASASEIDYEDDGTHIGEIESCDEETGSVSYTRILGSGSVHQSKWNAE
- the LOC113764589 gene encoding uncharacterized CRM domain-containing protein At3g25440, chloroplastic-like isoform X2, with translation MKLIQPLSLSVHIVIQRAVRNVGTKEMVKSLIGGTCRFSISSILKPSSPISLHFRPSMQLTSRSSWLALRNFSHGMVNLVISPQGMPKFETHEIELPKKDKWMTKKRLKMQRKKEKQKRKAANKRDPRRLGVKGKKKKQRFANAEERIKYKLERAKIKEALLIERLRRYEVNKVQGPVVKPHELTGEERFYMKKMAQKRSNYVPIGRRGVFGGVILNTHLHWKKHETVKVICKPCKPGQVQDYASEIARLSGGIPIQIIGDDTIVFYRGKDYVQPEVMSPIDTLSKKRALEKSKYEQSLESVRRFIANSEKELELYYRHVALYGDPNDRNPNSIFDKPRRIEWARKVEVKEDASSMTEEYSHTLFQTEIDSMDDEILESEEISEFDDKHKNNAASASEIDYEDDGTHIGEIESCDEETGSVSYTRILGSGSVHQSKWNAE
- the LOC113764589 gene encoding uncharacterized CRM domain-containing protein At3g25440, chloroplastic-like isoform X5, producing the protein MLRKGLNTSLKGLKLRKPQIGYGLYMYASDWLSLAKIKEALLIERLRRYEVNKVQGPVVKPHELTGEERFYMKKMAQKRSNYVPIGRRGVFGGVILNTHLHWKKHETVKVICKPCKPGQVQDYASEIARLSGGIPIQIIGDDTIVFYRGKDYVQPEVMSPIDTLSKKRALEKSKYEQSLESVRRFIANSEKELELYYRHVALYGDPNDRNPNSIFDKPRRIEWARKVEVKEDASSMTEEYSHTLFQTEIDSMDDEILESEEISEFDDKHKNNAASASEIDYEDDGTHIGEIESCDEETGSVSYTRILGSGSVHQSKWNAE
- the LOC113764589 gene encoding uncharacterized CRM domain-containing protein At3g25440, chloroplastic-like isoform X3, which produces MHHCSTVSCRRTRVFSKSLLKVIFRPSMQLTSRSSWLALRNFSHGMVNLVISPQGMPKFETHEIELPKKDKWMTKKRLKMQRKKEKQKRKAANKRDPRRLGVKGKKKKQRFANAEERIKYKLERAKIKEALLIERLRRYEVNKVQGPVVKPHELTGEERFYMKKMAQKRSNYVPIGRRGVFGGVILNTHLHWKKHETVKVICKPCKPGQVQDYASEIARLSGGIPIQIIGDDTIVFYRGKDYVQPEVMSPIDTLSKKRALEKSKYEQSLESVRRFIANSEKELELYYRHVALYGDPNDRNPNSIFDKPRRIEWARKVEVKEDASSMTEEYSHTLFQTEIDSMDDEILESEEISEFDDKHKNNAASASEIDYEDDGTHIGEIESCDEETGSVSYTRILGSGSVHQSKWNAE